The Artemia franciscana chromosome 2, ASM3288406v1, whole genome shotgun sequence genome segment ggtcatccttaaggaattgggataaaatttaagctttaatgtgaagagtgaggtactgacgagggggtgaaccccctcatatatgtaataaaaatatgcgaatgcagaagttcgttacgtaagctaatttgtaatttacgtatatctgtgactaataaaaacgttcgtaaaaaattaagagtccttgtagcctttttaagtaaccaaaaacttggagggcaactaggcctcctcccctgctcctttttctcaatatcattcgatcaaaactatgaggaagccgtttagccaaaaaaaaaattaataaatatgcaaatttcgttttaattattcatgtgcggagagccaaaatcaaaacatgcattaattcaaaacgttcagaagttaaataaaaaaaatgtttttattaactgaaagtaaggagggacattaaaacttaaaacgaacagaaattacttcgtatatgaaagaggctgctttctcatcaagccccactttttacgctaatgttttttcctattttaaaaagtggagttttagaaagagtcaaactttagcgtaaagagcggggcgttgatgagggaacagcccctttcatatacggagtaatttctgttcgctttaagttttaatgtcgctccttactttcagttaaaaaacagttttttctatttatttaaaattaaaaattaaaacaagcctTTTCAAAGGAGAGTAAAGTGAAACGTTTAAGCTTAAAAGGCTTAGTGATGGGTTTTTTAGGGTTTgtcataatattttgtttattgtgaCCGTATTTTATTGTACTCTCACACATAAATACTTTTTACCTTGCAAAACTGCAAAACTTTTGGCAAATAAGTAATGACAAAATTATTaagcttttggaaaaaaaaaattctcgacAGACAGCATCGTCTTTAAAGTAGTTTACATTAACTAATCccaaaaacacaaagtaaaatGATGAAACAAAATTACAAGAACAATatgaagttaataaaaaatgtctgtacTACAAAAATATAACCAGTTGTAAGAgatcaaatataaaattacaaaattaaatataaacattaaatGAATACTTAGAGTTCTAAATAATTCTTAATAACCCGTCAGAATCATCCTCTAAAACGAGTGTAAGCTAAGTtatgaaaattttggtaaatttagcaaaaaaggGGGTAAAAATTTCTCCTTTAAACCGGCCCGCTGTCCCCCAAGGAAAAGACTTTGGTTTTACCTAAAATTGTGGTCATTTCAGACTAACAAAAGAGATATTAGTTATAAGGAGACAAACAGCAGAAGGAAATTCGATAATAGACATAATGACGTTTGCTACCGATTTACCACATGGCAGTGTCTTCTCTGTTGTACTGGTCCAGGGGTGGTGATTTGGAGAGAGGCAGGGGTATAATTGCAccctagtttttgaaaattatttcttatgtatcttcattaaaatttggaaaatatccCCCGTAATTTTTGAAGATTGACGTCCCTTAGATATTTTATGCTGTCGAGAATTGTAACTATAGCTGCAAcattgatgcaaaaaaaaaaataatttgcttcCTTAgtacttctttttattttttttttctttaacgaTTAATTTCACCGGAACTGTTATTACATGTTGGAAATGACACAACAAATAAAAGTTGGTTTCAGAAGTAAACAGTTTACTCTTCAAACGACAAATCTCTTTGTAACGATCTCGCAAAAAGTAAGCAAACAGAAAAATTCATTACGACCCAAAGCATTAAGTTTTACGATAATTTAAAGTGTGCCGAAATTATATGCAAACATCAGACAGAAATCAGACAAACTTTGCTTTAGCATCAGAATTTCATCCTGGATCCTAATATGACACTCGTTTCAGAggcaaattcagttttaagccCTTTACAGACCATCAAAGATGATATTTTCTTCTCTTATCAAATAGTTcacggtaacgaactgtagtaaggagcgacctggctaaacgtaatagaatcttaacgaaaatcacaccgtctgattcagcatatcagagaaccttagagtagaagtttcaagctcctatctacaaaaatgtggaattttgtgttttttgccagaagataaatcacggatgcgtgtttatttgtttgtttgtttggttttttcccccagggataATATTaccgacccagtgatcctagaatgtcgtgagaggactcattctaacgaaaattaaaagttgtagtgccctttttaagtgaccaaaaaaatcggagggcacctaggaccccctcccacgcacgtTTTCCCCCGAAGTTACTGGaccaaagttttgagatagccactctGGTCAATTTAGTcgaaacctaataactatgtgttaggggacaacttaatcccccgcaGCCCTTgcggaggggctacaagttacgagctttgaccattgtttacatatagtaatggttattatgaaatgttttgaaacctTTTCAGAGGAACTTCTTCACGTTGGTGCGGGGGTGGGTACTggggaggaggttacgtgggCAGATcattctatggaggaatttatcatgaggaaagagaagttccatgaagggggtgcaagattttctagcattattaaaaaaaatgagaaaatacatagatttttttttcacctaatctaatgagcagcattaaaaattaaaacgaacataaaatattacctATACAAGGATTtccgtctcctccacaataccttgctctttacgctaacttattagtgatttcaactatttattctacggcctttgtgattcagcggtcatccttttccccttctcaacgcctcgctcttcacgctaaagttttttaattgttttaaaaagtagagttgtgacaaagagtggAACTggagtgtaaagagcgaggtgctgaggaggggacaatccctttcatatacggaataagttctgttcattttgagttttaatgtcgctccttactcgcagttaaaaaaatgtttttttttatttaactttagaTAAGGATTAGGTTATATACATGTGTTAGCGCCAATCTTGTTGAAACCGGTTTATCCGTCAGTTGAATCGAAGGCGACTAAatcaagaatcaataaatgcaCTGGAaatcaacagttcgtggtaacgaacagtagtaaggagcgacccggctccctagtaactgaaactctaaacaagagctaagagctcaaataGAACTTGGCATAAGGCCGGAAGAGCcatgagctcatatggtatgagctcttgaaaaattctaagaatcaatgcttgacttacttgacttaatgctccaaccgaaatgcttccggcgtcgagagtgatgctacatggtgcCTCTATTTGCTGAATATCCTGGTGAATATTTCAGCATGAGGACATCCTgctgaatatttgccatgactAAGAAGGCACGTAtcgtgtccttccatctggCTGGGGGACAGCCTCTTGGGCGTTTCCCGCCGTGCAGCACAgtatcaaagtcaaaaatcgttcgTACGGGAGTGCCAGGGTGCATGCGAAGGAGATGTCCGTACCAGCGTAGTGTTCGTTGGGTAAGTTGGACTGAGAAGGGCGTTTGAGCAGTTAACGCCAGGAGGTTctcgttgctaacaaaattgtgccagcgtagtccttcaatgcggcgaagatgttttgtttgggctatatttacggTGCTAAGCACAGAATGAGTGGCCGGCCAAGTTTTGGCTGCGTAAAGAATCACGGATCCCACCGAAGCATTGTATGTGCGAATCTTGGTCCTACGGCTGATAGAAGGTTTCCTCCAAAGGGCACTTAGTCTGCCCACTACTGCTGAGGCTTTGGCAATTCGGTGCATTAGATCTTTAAGGATTGATCCGTCATTTGACAGGATAGAGCCAAGGTATGTAAATTCCTCGACAATCTCAGCTGGTTTGTCACCGACCATTAGGACTGGCGGGGGACGCCGCGAGTTACGGGGTTCAACAAACACCACTTTTGTCTTCTGCCAATTAATGGACAGCCCTATCTTTAAGGCTTCATCAGCAAGGATTTGTAGGGCTTCTGTGAGCTTTGATAGTGAATCAAAGACAAGAGCAAGGTCATCGGCATAGTCAGCATCTGAAAGTACTCTATCACCGCAATGCAACCCAAACTGGAGACGGTTTTTGGTCCGAGTCATAATGTAGTCGATGACACAATTAAATAGTTCTGGGGCAGCAGCACAACCATGACGGACTCCAGTAttgatgagagagagagagagagagagagagagagagagagagagagagagagggatagagagagagagagagagagagagagagagagagagagagagagagagagagagatgagcTGCGTCTTCCATTGACTTGCACGCAGCTCTCAGTCCCTTCGTGGAGCCGCTCAAAAAGGTTGCAGTGCTTCGCTGGTAGTCCCGTCGGTTTCAGTATGAGCCAGAGTGATTGCCGGTCGACATAATCGAAAGAAGCGTTGAAATCCACAAAGGTAACAtatgctttttgttgaaattctcgAGTCCTTTCTATCAGCTGCCACATTGTGAATATCTGCTCCGCGATGACCTTCCTGGCATGAAGCCAGCCTGTTGGATTCTTCGTTTGCTTCTGAGAAAAGTGGTCCAGCGGTCCAGCAGGGTCATAACGAAGAGCTTCCCGGGCACAGAGAGGAGTGTAATGCCACGATAGTTGGAGCAGATTCTGCGACTGCCTTTCTGTTTCCAGAGAAGCAGAATGATGCCCGCTCGCCAGTCTTTTCGAATCCATTCTGTACGAAATACTATGGAAAACAGTACTTGGAGCCAGAGAAGGGTCGCTGCCACACCATATTTCAGCAGTTCTGCAGGGATATCACAGACTCCTGGGGCTCGGTTGTTTTTCATCCGTTTCAGAGAATTCAAGATTTCTGTAGAGGTGAAAGGGTGGTGCACACTTGCACAAGGGGCCTCAGGGGTGTTGGATGCAACTTGAAGAAAGTCAGGGTTGGATTGGCTTACACAGTCCTGGGTTAGAAGTGAAGAGAAGTGATACTTCCAGGCGGACAGTTGAGCGTTCTCGTCAGTGATAATATTTCTATCATTATATATGATAAGGCCTAGGGATGATGGCTTTCCATCTGTAAGATCCGAAGGTGTTTGTATAGAGCGCATGTGTCACCCTTTCTGGTGACCTCGAGATCAGCAGCCTTTTTCTCGGTGAATAGCTTTCTGTCTCTgtggaggaatttatttcttacgcCGTTTAGATGTCTGTATATAACCACGTCCTTCGCTTGGCGTGCTTTACGACGCTGTTCAATAACATCTAGAGTTTCCTAcgatatccaggacttttttctGGGCTTCAGACGACCGATAGTACTTCCGGCCGGAAGCACTACACCGTCCTTGAATAGTTGCCATGCTCCTTCAGATCCCGAAACTTGACCAAGACAGTCGAAACGGTTTGAGACGGAGACAGCATAGACCTGGCGCGTGTTGGAGTTTGCGAGATTGTTCAGGTCTAATTTGGGAGGACGGTGGTCACTTTTCTGGGTTTTCAGGCGTAATCTAAGGTTAGAGATGACAAGCCTGTGGTTGGTGTTTCCTACTTCTGTACttctgtaagttatgcaattatTTATAG includes the following:
- the LOC136034392 gene encoding uncharacterized protein LOC136034392; the protein is MRSIQTPSDLTDGKPSSLGLIIYNDRNIITDENAQLSAWKYHFSSLLTQDCVSQSNPDFLQVASNTPEAPCASVHHPFTSTEILNSLKRMKNNRAPGVCDIPAELLKYGVAATLLWLQVLFSIVFRTEWIRKDWRAGIILLLWKQKGSRRICSNYRGITLLSVPGKLFVMTLLDRWTTFLRSKRRIQQAGFMPGRSSRSRYSQCGS